In the Candidatus Cloacimonas acidaminovorans str. Evry genome, one interval contains:
- a CDS encoding tetratricopeptide repeat protein, producing the protein MSTKTRRNIIIIIAVILALLILELIFRPKVVRQAFAEPFYRAKKYPQAENLFRKNSTKNDAPANANLAKCLYRQNRFAEADSAATIALNSAKDKKDILYDRGNIAYKQQDYSKALRDYKEALLLNPEDDDLRANYELTLRKMNKQPPPAVGLQQNKDDKKKEAIRNILEGLDNKESTDRQQLRSKQSLKTDKWW; encoded by the coding sequence ATGAGCACTAAAACAAGGCGTAACATCATAATAATTATAGCGGTTATTCTGGCTTTGCTGATTCTGGAATTGATTTTCCGACCCAAGGTAGTGCGTCAAGCATTTGCAGAGCCATTTTACAGGGCAAAAAAATATCCCCAAGCAGAAAACCTATTCCGTAAAAATTCTACTAAAAACGATGCTCCCGCTAATGCCAATCTGGCAAAATGTTTATATCGGCAAAACCGTTTTGCGGAAGCGGATTCAGCTGCCACAATTGCCTTAAATAGCGCCAAAGATAAAAAGGATATTCTTTACGATCGCGGCAATATTGCCTATAAACAACAGGATTATAGTAAAGCTCTGAGGGATTATAAAGAAGCACTATTATTAAATCCTGAAGATGATGATTTACGGGCAAATTATGAGCTTACTTTACGTAAAATGAATAAACAACCCCCTCCAGCGGTTGGATTACAACAGAATAAGGACGATAAGAAAAAGGAAGCAATCCGTAATATTCTGGAAGGATTGGATAATAAAGAAAGTACGGACAGACAGCAACTGCGCTCTAAACAAAGCTTAAAAACGGATAAATGGTGGTAA
- a CDS encoding vWA domain-containing protein: MNIANPSYLALLALCLVFLLLLIGRERKLKRRFAKYAELHLREHYYHSHSPFWTGFKLFLSILALSCIIIALARPQWDYENKELQSSGMDIIFALDVSKSMDATDMMPSRLLRAILQIGSFLEQVKTDRIGIIAFAGTATLQCPLTDDYEAVRIVLNGLNSNTVEIPGTDIGSALRLAENAFPEGSKSKTLVLISDGEDLQHSALREARILKTKGIRVYTMGVGSPEGTIIRHPETGEEVKSKLDEATLQEIARITEGEYYRVTPGGEEIQLILKRIYESESTRRGKKVTILKEQYYLFGILAIILLMIESFIDPRKRKRGIMAAEKSNEH, from the coding sequence ATGAATATTGCCAATCCTTCTTATCTGGCACTTTTAGCGTTATGCTTGGTATTTCTGCTGTTGCTAATCGGAAGGGAAAGAAAATTAAAGCGGCGTTTTGCCAAATATGCCGAATTACATTTAAGGGAGCATTATTATCATTCCCATTCTCCTTTTTGGACGGGTTTCAAGCTTTTTCTTTCTATTTTGGCTTTAAGTTGTATCATAATAGCGCTGGCAAGACCTCAATGGGATTATGAAAACAAGGAATTACAAAGTAGTGGAATGGATATTATTTTTGCCCTTGATGTTTCTAAAAGTATGGATGCTACGGATATGATGCCCAGTAGATTGTTGCGTGCTATTTTACAGATTGGCAGTTTTTTAGAGCAGGTTAAGACCGACCGGATTGGAATTATTGCTTTTGCCGGAACGGCAACTTTGCAATGTCCCTTAACAGATGACTATGAAGCAGTTAGAATTGTGCTAAATGGCTTGAACAGTAATACTGTAGAAATTCCCGGAACCGATATTGGAAGTGCTTTGCGTTTGGCAGAAAATGCCTTTCCCGAGGGCTCAAAATCCAAAACCCTTGTTTTGATTTCGGATGGGGAAGACCTTCAGCATTCTGCTCTCAGAGAAGCAAGAATCCTAAAAACAAAAGGCATCCGGGTCTATACTATGGGGGTTGGTAGCCCTGAAGGAACAATTATTCGTCATCCGGAAACCGGTGAAGAAGTGAAAAGTAAACTGGATGAGGCAACCCTTCAAGAAATTGCCCGGATAACGGAAGGTGAATATTATCGTGTAACTCCTGGCGGAGAAGAAATTCAGCTGATTTTGAAACGCATCTATGAAAGCGAAAGCACTCGCAGAGGAAAGAAAGTAACCATTTTAAAGGAACAATATTACCTCTTTGGCATTTTGGCGATTATCTTATTAATGATAGAAAGTTTTATAGACCCCCGTAAACGAAAACGCGGCATTATGGCTGCGGAGAAAAGCAATGAGCACTAA
- a CDS encoding VWA domain-containing protein, whose translation MLKFGHPWLLLLLLVIPLYLIWEFVFQKKRRLYLPHSRVKQLRYLSRSQYPYRYLYPVLRSFILLFLCIAVAQPRWGIKTRDLSNKGVDIVMAIDISGSMLAMDFAPKNRLSAAVSVAKDFVKRRPNDRFGLVAFSEYALTQVPLTFDHLAMLNSLDKLKVNEEASATAIGMGLAKAVARLKNSTAKSKVIILITDGVSNTGEIDPLTAAGMAKELGIKVYPIGVGSKGLVPFPYSDPIFGTRYINTYIDLDMETLNKIAETTGTGKAALATDAKGLADIMNEIDRLEKTLFTTQFRYNYSEQFMPFLWLAFAFLVLELLLKIFILPVLPEQL comes from the coding sequence ATGCTTAAATTCGGTCATCCCTGGTTGCTTTTACTTTTATTGGTAATACCATTATACCTTATTTGGGAATTTGTCTTTCAAAAGAAGCGGCGTCTTTATTTACCTCATTCGCGGGTAAAACAGCTACGCTATCTATCACGCAGTCAATATCCTTACCGTTATTTGTATCCTGTTTTGCGTTCTTTCATCTTGTTATTTTTATGTATTGCGGTAGCGCAACCGCGTTGGGGAATAAAAACCCGGGATTTAAGTAATAAAGGTGTGGATATTGTAATGGCTATAGATATCAGTGGTTCAATGTTAGCAATGGATTTTGCTCCTAAAAATCGTTTAAGTGCAGCTGTAAGTGTAGCCAAGGATTTTGTGAAAAGGCGTCCCAATGATAGATTTGGCTTAGTGGCTTTTTCGGAATATGCTTTAACGCAGGTTCCGCTAACTTTTGACCATTTGGCAATGCTAAATTCCCTGGATAAGTTAAAAGTGAATGAAGAGGCATCGGCAACAGCTATCGGAATGGGTTTGGCAAAAGCGGTAGCCCGTTTGAAAAATAGTACTGCCAAAAGCAAAGTGATTATTTTGATTACCGATGGAGTTAGCAATACCGGAGAAATAGACCCTTTAACCGCGGCTGGAATGGCTAAGGAATTGGGAATAAAAGTTTATCCTATTGGAGTAGGAAGTAAAGGTTTAGTTCCGTTTCCTTATTCTGACCCTATTTTTGGCACGCGTTATATTAATACCTATATTGATCTTGATATGGAGACCTTGAATAAAATAGCAGAGACCACGGGAACGGGGAAAGCGGCATTAGCAACCGATGCTAAAGGTCTTGCAGATATTATGAATGAAATTGACCGTCTGGAAAAGACCCTTTTTACAACTCAATTTCGCTATAATTACAGTGAGCAGTTTATGCCTTTTTTGTGGCTGGCTTTTGCCTTTTTAGTGCTTGAACTGCTGTTAAAAATATTTATTTTACCTGTGTTGCCGGAACAGTTATGA
- a CDS encoding DUF58 domain-containing protein: MFTQSVSDILKKIRRIEIRTRNPVAEIFRGEYHSRFKGQGLEFSEVREYQPGDNYRDIDWNVSARLGQLYIKKYRETRELRVVFLVDVSASQEFGTRSMIKRERIAELVAALAFSAVANQDLAGLILFSDRVEKFLPPRKGRNNALAILREVLYYEPKSKKTSLQVACEYAHKMLKKRCILFIISDWIDSGYEHSLKILATKNDVIAIRVLDDSELELPRAGILSLQDPETGEEVWINSSDPKLRKAYQEIVNKEQKDLEEFFRKCNCDYLLIRTSESYINSLRKFFTLRERRR, translated from the coding sequence ATGTTTACCCAAAGCGTTTCTGATATCCTGAAAAAGATTCGCAGGATAGAAATTCGCACTCGCAATCCTGTTGCGGAAATATTCAGAGGAGAATATCACAGTCGGTTCAAAGGTCAGGGTTTGGAATTTTCTGAGGTGCGTGAATATCAACCGGGAGATAATTACAGAGATATTGACTGGAATGTTTCTGCGCGTTTGGGACAACTTTACATTAAAAAATATCGGGAAACCAGAGAGTTGAGGGTGGTTTTTTTAGTAGATGTTAGTGCTTCACAGGAATTTGGCACTCGCAGTATGATTAAAAGAGAAAGGATTGCAGAACTGGTTGCAGCTTTGGCTTTTTCAGCCGTTGCTAATCAGGATTTGGCAGGTCTTATCCTTTTTTCGGACAGAGTGGAAAAGTTTCTGCCACCCCGTAAGGGACGGAATAACGCTTTGGCAATCCTCAGAGAAGTTCTCTATTATGAACCCAAAAGCAAAAAGACCTCTTTGCAGGTTGCCTGTGAATATGCCCATAAAATGCTGAAAAAACGCTGTATTCTGTTTATTATTTCGGATTGGATAGATTCTGGTTATGAACATTCCCTCAAAATTCTGGCTACCAAGAATGATGTAATTGCTATAAGAGTTTTGGATGATAGCGAACTGGAACTTCCCCGGGCAGGCATTTTATCTTTGCAAGACCCGGAAACAGGAGAGGAAGTTTGGATAAACAGTTCCGATCCTAAACTGCGTAAAGCATATCAAGAAATAGTAAATAAAGAACAGAAGGACTTGGAAGAATTCTTTCGTAAATGCAATTGTGACTATCTGCTTATCCGCACTTCCGAGTCCTATATCAATTCCTTAAGAAAGTTCTTCACTTTAAGGGAAAGGAGAAGATGA
- a CDS encoding AAA family ATPase, whose protein sequence is MLIEAIQNEVEKSSAVLGNVRSEIARVIVGQQEIIDRLLIGIIANGHILIEGVPGLAKTLIISSLASVFDASYSRIQFTPDLLPADITGTMIYNPKSGDFSVKKGPVFANFILADEINRAPSKVQSALLEAMQERQVTLGDNTFPLPNPFFVMATQNPIEQEGTYPLPEAQIDRFFMKLKIKYPAYDEERQILERMVNEQPIPLQKVLSPKDIEEMREVMHKVYMEEKLKDYILQLVNSTRHPERYPRLNDLKGLIEFGASPRATIFLARAAKTNAYISGRAYVIPDDIKMIAKDVLRHRIILTYEAEAEEITSEDIINRILDEIEVP, encoded by the coding sequence ATGTTAATTGAGGCAATCCAAAACGAGGTAGAAAAAAGTTCTGCTGTATTGGGTAATGTGCGTTCTGAAATTGCCAGAGTGATAGTTGGCCAACAGGAAATTATAGACCGCTTGCTGATTGGAATTATAGCAAATGGTCACATTTTGATTGAAGGTGTTCCAGGTTTGGCAAAGACCCTGATTATTTCATCGCTGGCATCCGTTTTTGATGCTTCCTATTCCCGCATTCAGTTTACTCCGGATTTGTTGCCTGCAGATATAACAGGCACAATGATATACAATCCTAAAAGCGGGGATTTTAGCGTGAAAAAAGGTCCTGTCTTTGCCAATTTCATCTTAGCGGATGAAATTAACAGAGCTCCTTCCAAAGTGCAATCGGCTCTTTTGGAAGCAATGCAGGAACGGCAGGTTACTTTAGGGGATAACACTTTTCCTTTGCCCAATCCGTTTTTTGTGATGGCAACTCAAAATCCTATTGAGCAGGAAGGAACTTATCCGCTTCCGGAAGCGCAGATAGACCGGTTTTTTATGAAGCTGAAGATTAAATATCCTGCCTACGATGAAGAAAGGCAAATCCTGGAAAGAATGGTTAATGAACAGCCCATTCCCTTGCAGAAAGTGCTAAGTCCCAAAGATATTGAAGAAATGAGGGAAGTGATGCATAAGGTGTATATGGAAGAAAAGTTGAAAGATTATATTTTACAGCTTGTCAACTCAACCCGCCATCCGGAACGCTATCCGCGTTTAAACGATTTGAAGGGTCTGATTGAATTTGGTGCTTCTCCCCGAGCTACAATTTTCCTGGCAAGAGCTGCTAAAACGAATGCTTACATTTCAGGTAGGGCTTATGTAATTCCCGATGACATAAAAATGATAGCAAAAGATGTTTTAAGGCATCGCATTATTCTTACCTACGAAGCTGAAGCCGAAGAAATTACCAGCGAAGATATCATCAATCGCATTCTGGACGAAATAGAAGTTCCATAA
- the rpmB gene encoding 50S ribosomal protein L28, translating into MSKVCDICGKTAQVGNHRSHALNATKRRFYPNLHEIRVAIDGGTKKIKVCSSCLKANKVRKAV; encoded by the coding sequence ATGTCCAAAGTATGTGATATATGTGGAAAAACAGCTCAGGTAGGTAATCATCGCAGTCATGCTTTAAATGCTACCAAGCGCAGGTTTTATCCTAATTTGCACGAAATTCGTGTTGCCATTGATGGCGGAACTAAGAAAATTAAGGTTTGCAGTTCTTGCCTGAAAGCCAATAAAGTCCGCAAAGCCGTATAA
- a CDS encoding ATP-binding protein, which yields MIYYIIYKVNEVRRCEENMQDTMQKTNIGIFSGLSEEVVEELTKDLERIKFKKGESIITEHSLSDNLFFISKGKVEIDKDLSNPDIPFTQLSTLEAGDFFGEMGIIEDSTRSASVVATEDVELMVIPREAFSDMLFAYPIIMLNLTKVISSRLRNTNERFVELMDEMLKKNRLMAIGLAASKIIHDIKTPLTVIVLTAQLLENIFPESAEFTDNIVKQTKLIDQLVHEILDFARGTESPPLIQKVNLDSFLREVSELYSASFKERKIIFVVENKVNDCVYFDEGKIRRVLINLIKNALEAIPEAGEIKIISSVSSGWLQISVIDNGPGVSRKVKEELFQPFVTDGKTQGTGLGLAICKKLVQEHYGRLEYIPVEPHGSRFDIRIPQSTK from the coding sequence GTGATTTATTATATAATATATAAAGTTAATGAGGTTAGAAGATGTGAGGAAAATATGCAGGACACGATGCAAAAGACCAATATAGGGATATTCAGCGGCCTCTCTGAAGAAGTAGTGGAAGAACTGACTAAAGATTTGGAGCGGATTAAATTTAAGAAAGGAGAGTCAATAATCACAGAACATTCCCTCAGCGATAATCTCTTTTTCATCTCTAAGGGCAAGGTGGAAATAGATAAGGACTTAAGCAATCCCGACATACCTTTCACTCAGCTCTCAACCTTGGAAGCGGGAGATTTTTTTGGCGAGATGGGTATTATTGAAGATAGTACCCGTTCTGCCAGTGTTGTAGCTACAGAAGATGTAGAGCTAATGGTTATTCCCCGGGAGGCATTTAGTGATATGCTCTTTGCTTATCCGATAATAATGTTGAATTTAACTAAGGTAATTTCCAGTCGCTTGCGTAATACTAATGAAAGATTTGTAGAACTGATGGATGAAATGCTGAAAAAGAACCGTTTAATGGCTATTGGATTGGCAGCCAGCAAAATTATTCACGATATTAAAACCCCCTTAACAGTTATTGTGCTAACGGCACAGTTGCTGGAGAATATTTTTCCCGAAAGCGCTGAATTTACGGATAACATTGTTAAACAGACAAAACTGATAGACCAGCTGGTGCATGAAATTTTGGATTTTGCCAGAGGAACAGAAAGTCCTCCCCTGATTCAGAAAGTTAATTTGGATAGCTTTTTACGGGAGGTAAGTGAACTTTATTCCGCTTCTTTTAAAGAACGCAAGATCATTTTTGTAGTGGAAAACAAGGTTAATGATTGTGTCTATTTTGATGAAGGGAAAATTCGCAGGGTCTTAATAAACCTCATTAAAAATGCCTTGGAAGCCATTCCTGAAGCAGGTGAAATCAAGATTATCAGCAGTGTTTCTTCCGGGTGGTTACAGATTTCGGTAATTGATAACGGACCAGGTGTTTCCCGAAAAGTGAAGGAAGAATTATTTCAGCCCTTCGTTACAGATGGTAAAACACAGGGAACGGGTTTAGGTTTGGCTATTTGTAAAAAACTTGTTCAGGAGCATTATGGGCGTTTGGAATATATTCCTGTAGAACCACATGGCAGTAGATTTGATATTCGTATTCCGCAGAGCACTAAATAA
- a CDS encoding 2-hydroxyacid dehydrogenase translates to MKPILFLTRRIPEPAIKRLEEKFTLKINPYNRALTHQELIEGVKDAEALICLLTDNIDKEVISAAPKLKVISSYAVGYNNIEVEYATQLGIAVCNTPGVLTETTADLTWALILATCRRISESERFLRKGNFKGWEPMLMLGLDVYGKTLGIIGMGRIGQAVAKRATGFAMRIIYYNDVSVSNTLPFETTETDLQTLLKEADIITLHLPLTKETFHLIGKEEFALMKENAVLINTSRGAVIDEKELIKALSEKRIFSAGLDVYENEPDIPQELLALENVVLLPHIGSASIETRTKMALLAAENAIAVMKGRKPPAQVN, encoded by the coding sequence ATGAAACCGATATTATTTTTAACTCGCCGTATTCCAGAACCCGCAATAAAGCGTTTGGAGGAAAAATTTACTCTGAAAATCAATCCTTATAACCGCGCTTTAACTCATCAGGAACTGATTGAAGGAGTGAAAGATGCTGAGGCACTTATTTGTTTATTAACCGATAATATAGATAAAGAAGTTATCTCCGCGGCTCCAAAATTGAAAGTTATTTCCTCTTACGCAGTTGGCTACAACAATATTGAAGTGGAATATGCCACTCAACTCGGAATTGCTGTCTGTAATACACCGGGCGTTTTAACAGAAACCACTGCCGATCTTACTTGGGCTCTTATTTTGGCAACCTGCAGAAGAATTTCGGAAAGTGAGCGTTTCTTGCGCAAGGGAAACTTTAAAGGTTGGGAACCAATGCTGATGTTAGGACTTGATGTTTACGGCAAAACACTCGGGATAATAGGAATGGGAAGAATTGGTCAGGCAGTTGCCAAACGCGCTACCGGTTTTGCAATGCGGATTATCTATTATAATGATGTTTCCGTTTCCAATACTTTGCCTTTTGAAACAACGGAAACGGATTTGCAAACACTGCTGAAAGAAGCGGATATCATTACCCTGCACCTGCCCTTAACAAAAGAGACATTTCACCTTATCGGCAAAGAGGAATTTGCCTTAATGAAAGAAAATGCTGTGCTCATAAACACTTCCAGAGGAGCAGTTATTGATGAAAAAGAACTGATTAAAGCGCTTTCTGAAAAACGCATTTTTTCCGCAGGACTGGATGTTTACGAAAATGAACCCGATATCCCCCAGGAACTTTTGGCTTTGGAAAATGTGGTTTTACTACCTCATATCGGCTCTGCCAGCATTGAAACCAGAACCAAAATGGCACTTTTGGCGGCAGAAAATGCCATTGCCGTTATGAAAGGAAGAAAACCACCGGCTCAAGTAAATTAA
- a CDS encoding nitroreductase family protein, whose translation MMNGMVFFKTRELGLIRNFYASLLALPVWLEQDSCVIFKAGNQLLGFCTGESSEICGTITFFFDGREQVDSAYTKLKNIAKTAPQENPAFKIYHFWATDPEGRTLEFQCFEQQLEPYLTLDEGLKTRRSIRQYTSEPVSDELLNKVFELCRYSPTACNLQGYYYVVIKNREILEKIVALRGPSGKPILASPFAIAVASQGDISHRKIQDACIAAYHLLLSAKAYGLGTCWVTDMDKDEIKDLLGIPHQDYIACLTPIGYPAEHFPVPERHQVSDFVRYL comes from the coding sequence ATGATGAACGGAATGGTATTTTTCAAAACAAGGGAATTGGGTCTGATAAGGAATTTTTACGCTTCTCTGCTGGCACTTCCTGTCTGGTTAGAACAGGATTCCTGTGTAATTTTTAAAGCCGGTAATCAATTACTTGGTTTCTGCACAGGCGAAAGTAGTGAAATTTGCGGCACAATTACCTTCTTTTTTGACGGTAGAGAACAAGTTGATAGCGCTTATACCAAGCTGAAAAATATAGCTAAAACAGCGCCGCAGGAAAATCCGGCATTTAAAATTTATCATTTTTGGGCAACTGATCCTGAAGGCAGGACTTTGGAATTTCAGTGTTTTGAACAGCAATTGGAGCCCTATCTTACTTTGGATGAGGGCTTAAAAACCCGCCGCAGTATTCGCCAATACACTTCGGAACCGGTTTCGGATGAGCTTTTAAACAAGGTTTTTGAACTTTGTCGCTATTCTCCAACTGCCTGCAATCTGCAAGGTTATTACTATGTAGTGATTAAGAATAGAGAAATTTTAGAAAAGATTGTCGCCCTGCGTGGTCCTTCCGGTAAGCCGATTTTAGCTTCTCCTTTTGCTATTGCCGTTGCCTCTCAAGGTGATATCTCTCATCGGAAAATTCAGGATGCCTGTATTGCTGCTTACCATTTATTGCTTTCTGCAAAAGCTTATGGCTTGGGAACTTGCTGGGTTACCGATATGGATAAAGATGAAATTAAAGACCTTCTTGGCATTCCCCATCAGGATTATATTGCCTGTTTAACTCCGATTGGCTACCCGGCAGAACATTTTCCTGTTCCGGAAAGGCACCAGGTTAGTGATTTTGTGAGGTATCTATGA
- a CDS encoding pyridoxamine 5'-phosphate oxidase family protein, translating into MSRANESALQQEIMAWIKQNQYVYLATVDKNRPRVRPVVLFIYDDRFFVTTFSGDSKVSQIQNNKNIEVCIPLYEDGQTGYIRLSGTASIVHNATLKAEASERCFFFDDYFSGYDDPDYTLIELDFDYAEYLRPGESYSQGCNLKRY; encoded by the coding sequence ATGAGCCGCGCCAACGAATCCGCTTTGCAACAAGAAATTATGGCTTGGATAAAACAAAATCAGTATGTTTATCTGGCTACTGTAGATAAAAACCGACCCAGAGTTCGTCCCGTTGTCCTATTTATCTACGATGACCGCTTTTTTGTTACTACCTTCAGCGGAGATTCCAAGGTGAGCCAAATTCAAAACAATAAAAATATAGAGGTCTGTATTCCGCTTTACGAAGATGGCCAAACCGGCTATATTCGCCTAAGTGGAACTGCCTCTATTGTCCATAATGCAACGCTCAAAGCTGAAGCATCTGAGCGTTGCTTCTTTTTTGATGACTATTTTTCCGGCTATGATGACCCCGATTATACTCTTATAGAATTGGATTTTGACTATGCAGAATACCTAAGACCCGGAGAAAGCTATAGCCAAGGGTGCAATCTGAAACGCTACTGA
- a CDS encoding peptidylprolyl isomerase, producing MRHLNKNIIPILVVLMMITISVGCQTKTPSGEKPAEQLMKEKEIITNKTKVEMETNYGTIELELWDDLTPKTVQNFVKLARSGYYDGLYFHRVIPDFMIQGGCPNTRDKDRSNDGRGGPGYTFEDECYRDGEEITGKIDTNQKAEAVWNKIIVPHIQNNRTPNAEIAAIAKECQSAHSLEPVMKYDLKFYQEKTGIMDKVYVQELIAPVDYGTICMANSGPNTNGSQFFIVTKKDGAHWLDGQHTVFGRVTKGMEVAHKIENLPRDKNDNPNPENQAIITRISFPK from the coding sequence ATGAGGCACTTAAACAAAAACATTATCCCGATCCTGGTTGTTTTAATGATGATTACAATCAGTGTCGGATGCCAAACAAAAACACCTTCCGGAGAAAAACCGGCGGAGCAATTGATGAAAGAGAAAGAAATTATTACTAACAAAACAAAAGTTGAAATGGAAACAAATTACGGCACTATTGAACTGGAACTTTGGGATGATCTTACTCCCAAAACCGTTCAGAATTTTGTAAAACTTGCCAGATCCGGATATTATGACGGTTTATACTTCCATCGCGTTATTCCGGATTTTATGATTCAGGGTGGATGCCCCAATACGAGAGATAAAGACCGCAGCAATGATGGACGCGGCGGTCCAGGTTATACTTTTGAAGATGAATGTTATAGGGATGGAGAAGAAATTACCGGTAAAATAGATACCAATCAGAAAGCTGAAGCTGTCTGGAATAAAATTATTGTGCCACACATTCAAAATAATCGTACTCCCAATGCGGAAATTGCCGCTATTGCTAAAGAATGTCAATCAGCACATAGTTTAGAGCCCGTAATGAAATATGATCTCAAGTTCTATCAGGAAAAAACCGGAATTATGGATAAGGTCTATGTGCAGGAATTAATTGCTCCGGTGGACTATGGGACGATTTGTATGGCAAATTCAGGTCCCAATACTAATGGAAGTCAGTTCTTTATCGTCACTAAAAAAGATGGAGCTCACTGGCTGGATGGTCAGCATACCGTTTTCGGCAGAGTTACTAAAGGAATGGAGGTGGCTCATAAAATTGAGAACCTGCCTCGTGATAAAAACGATAACCCCAACCCCGAAAATCAGGCAATTATTACCCGTATTTCTTTTCCCAAATAA
- a CDS encoding UDP-2,3-diacylglucosamine diphosphatase, which translates to MKIIALSDCHYKFHCASNADKESADKLISFLKSIPGKYDLMVLSGDIFDFWLEGKFTVVKQYFPVLCALSAIKESGTRIVYISGNHDFWFGNFLSDYIGCEIHPDGFTLNTDGKKIRFEHGDTRTFNDLRYQLYRKVIRWKAVHKIASFLHPDLALTIGSRFSRTSRQRKDNQELVDKKSKGLKNYAKWLIEHKKADIVVLGHSHQPVWETMGNGSYLNCGDWITYYSYVEIDAGKPALKEYNIKNEQI; encoded by the coding sequence ATGAAAATAATTGCTCTTTCCGATTGCCATTATAAGTTTCACTGCGCCAGCAATGCCGATAAAGAAAGCGCCGACAAACTAATCAGTTTTCTTAAAAGCATTCCGGGAAAATATGATTTAATGGTGCTTTCTGGGGATATTTTTGATTTCTGGCTGGAAGGAAAATTTACCGTAGTGAAACAATATTTTCCTGTCCTTTGTGCCTTATCCGCTATCAAAGAAAGTGGAACTCGCATAGTTTATATCAGTGGCAATCACGATTTCTGGTTCGGAAACTTTTTATCCGATTATATTGGTTGTGAAATTCATCCTGATGGCTTTACTCTTAATACCGACGGCAAAAAAATCCGTTTTGAACATGGCGATACCCGCACTTTTAACGATTTGCGTTATCAGCTTTACCGTAAAGTAATTCGCTGGAAAGCTGTCCATAAAATTGCCTCTTTCCTGCATCCTGATTTGGCTTTAACTATTGGTAGTCGCTTTTCCCGCACCAGCAGGCAAAGGAAAGATAACCAGGAACTTGTTGACAAAAAAAGCAAGGGCTTAAAAAATTACGCCAAATGGTTGATTGAACATAAAAAAGCCGATATTGTGGTTTTGGGACATAGTCACCAGCCCGTTTGGGAAACTATGGGAAACGGCTCTTACCTTAATTGCGGTGACTGGATAACCTATTATTCTTATGTGGAAATTGATGCAGGAAAACCAGCTCTGAAAGAGTATAATATTAAAAATGAACAAATATAA
- a CDS encoding DUF4159 domain-containing protein, with protein MKRSLIFFCLLLCLPFLAVVIDNPVKIGFARLQYDGGGDWYNDPEVLPNLAKYANLVMGASFPIDQSVVRASDPKLFDYPFLYLTGHGNIRFTDKEVENLRTWMLRGGFLYADDDYGMDESFRREIKRIFPERELVELDPSFPLFYAFFDFSSGLPKIHLHDGKPPQAFGIFGDNGRLMCLYTYETNISDGWADPETHNDPPEIREKALKFGVNILYYVMHKQ; from the coding sequence ATGAAACGCTCTCTTATTTTTTTCTGCTTGTTACTTTGTCTGCCTTTTCTGGCAGTTGTAATTGATAATCCTGTTAAAATTGGTTTTGCTCGTTTGCAATATGACGGGGGAGGCGATTGGTACAACGATCCCGAAGTGCTTCCCAATCTGGCAAAATATGCCAATTTGGTTATGGGTGCAAGTTTTCCTATTGACCAAAGCGTAGTTAGAGCTTCCGATCCCAAGCTTTTTGATTATCCTTTTCTTTATTTAACCGGTCACGGGAATATCAGGTTTACGGATAAAGAAGTGGAAAACCTCAGAACCTGGATGCTCCGAGGCGGTTTTTTGTATGCCGATGATGATTATGGTATGGATGAGTCCTTCCGCAGAGAAATAAAACGCATTTTCCCGGAAAGAGAGCTTGTGGAATTAGACCCTTCTTTTCCCCTATTTTATGCCTTTTTTGATTTCAGTAGTGGACTTCCCAAAATTCATTTGCACGATGGCAAACCTCCCCAGGCATTTGGTATTTTTGGCGATAACGGACGCTTGATGTGTTTATATACTTATGAAACCAATATCAGTGACGGTTGGGCTGATCCTGAAACGCATAATGACCCACCCGAGATCAGGGAAAAAGCTCTTAAGTTCGGTGTAAATATTCTTTATTATGTAATGCACAAACAATGA